From the genome of Alphaproteobacteria bacterium, one region includes:
- a CDS encoding DUF4743 domain-containing protein gives MTIIQPHLSTDFYPKSNIYLEHIARNNRYNLAEFRPFYIDNQLIGYISKEFFNVLQSQSPYFLETHQSIVLSTELHNFELKSSFFDTLLHSLLNQKLIDPFRDEFYGVAPSLEKKPLFKIRRGASSYFGFRNYGVHLNGYVMKNDHMFMWIGKRSSTKQMAPNKLDHIVGGGLPIGLSVFENLVKESKEEANIPADYLERAKAVNGISYCRQTGPKLRRDTIFVYDLELPANFVPNNEDGEVENFMLIPIEEVIAYLQEDDLFKFNCNLVLIDFLIRHGFLTPEDSNYLKIIAELRQTQF, from the coding sequence ATGACAATCATTCAACCACATCTTTCAACCGATTTTTACCCTAAAAGCAATATCTATTTGGAACATATTGCACGAAACAATCGATATAATCTCGCTGAGTTTAGACCATTTTACATAGACAACCAATTAATAGGCTATATTTCAAAAGAGTTCTTTAACGTTCTTCAATCGCAAAGTCCTTATTTTTTAGAGACACATCAATCTATTGTTTTATCCACAGAGCTTCATAATTTCGAATTAAAATCATCTTTTTTTGATACATTATTACATTCTTTATTAAATCAAAAACTTATTGATCCTTTTCGTGACGAATTTTATGGTGTTGCGCCATCCCTTGAAAAAAAACCACTCTTTAAAATTCGACGTGGCGCTTCTTCTTATTTTGGATTTCGAAATTATGGCGTACATCTCAACGGTTATGTCATGAAAAACGATCATATGTTTATGTGGATTGGTAAACGATCTTCCACCAAACAAATGGCGCCCAATAAATTAGATCATATCGTTGGGGGCGGATTACCCATAGGATTAAGCGTTTTCGAAAATCTTGTTAAAGAATCCAAAGAAGAAGCGAATATTCCAGCAGATTACCTAGAACGCGCAAAGGCAGTTAACGGCATAAGCTATTGTAGACAAACCGGCCCTAAATTACGCCGTGATACTATTTTTGTCTATGATTTAGAATTACCAGCAAATTTTGTACCCAATAATGAAGATGGAGAAGTTGAAAATTTTATGCTTATCCCCATTGAAGAAGTTATAGCCTACCTTCAAGAGGATGATTTATTCAAATTTAACTGTAATCTTGTTTTAATCGATTTTTTAATTCGTCATGGTTTTTTAACACCTGAAGATTCGAATTATTTAAAAATTATCGCAGAACTTCGACAAACCCAGTTTTAA